Below is a genomic region from Campylobacter geochelonis.
CAAATCTCTTTTTTCGCCCACTTCAAAAAGCTCTAAAAGCTTACTAAATTCAACACTTTCAACCGCCACATCACCAGCTAAAACTAGATATAAATTTGCTAAATTTAACTTAGTTTGAATAAACTCTTTAACATCATCTAAATTTATACTATCAACACTTTCTAAAGTGCCTATTTTAGGGTTTTGTTTGATAGAATTTGGATATAGAATTTTATTTAACTCAAGCTTTGCAAGATAGTCAAACTCGCTTTGGTTTGTCGCTATTTCGCCTTTTACTTGCGTTTTCACCTTTTCAAGCGTTTGGTTTGTAAAATTTGGCTCTTTAAAAAGTTCAATTAGCATAGAAAACGCATAAGAAAACTGCTCTTTAAGACAATTTATCTGCACCCCAAAAGTCTCAAAACCACTAGTTGGATAGATATCAATCGCTCTTATTTCTAAAAGCCTTGAAAACTCGCTAACGCCGAGATTTTTTGTGCCCTCATCAAGCATTCTAGCGCATATATTTGCAAGCCCAGCCTTAGTTTCAATCACCCCACCAGACGTGGTAAAAACCATCTTAAACTCGGCTGCTGGCAAGCTAGCGTCAAATTTATAAAGAAGTGGAATTTGGTTATTTTTTATATTTAAATCTATCTTTTTCATGCATAAACTTCCAATATATCGTAATTTGTATTTCTCTTAGCTGGAATTTCGCCTATATCTTTAATAAGCTCTATCATCTCATCGCTACTCATTCTAAAGCTCGCTCCTGCGGCTTTTACAACATTTTCTTCCATCATCGTTGAGCCTAAGTCGTTTGCACCAAATTTAAGCGCAAGTTGTCCGATATGACTTCCTTGAGTTACCCATGAGCTTTGGATATTTGCAAAGTTATCCAAAAACAGTCTTGCAACCGCTAGCAGCCTTAGATATCGATTTGATGACTGCTTCATAATCTCTGGATGAGACTCTAAAAGTCTTGTGTTTTTGCCTTGAAAACTCCATAAAATAAAGGCTCTAAAGCCACCAGTTCTATCTTGAAGCTCTCTTATGTAGTTTAGATGCTCTACTATCTCTAAATTTGTTTCAACCGTGCCAAACATCATCGTTGCTGTTGTTTTCATACCGATACTGTGGGCTTCTTCGTGAATTCTTAGCCACGTGGCAGTGTCGCACTTCTTAGGCGCTACGATATCTCTAACTCTATCGCTTAGCACCTCTGCTCCAGCTCCTGGCATACTATAAAGTCCCTTTTTTTGGAGTCTTTGAAGCACTTCAAGGGTGGAAATTTTGCTAATCTTTGCGATATAGTCGATTTCAACTGCTGAAAATCCATGAATTGTTATAGTAGGATACTTTTTTGCTATATATTCGACTAAGTCCTCATACCACTCGATTTTAAGCTTTGGATGAACGCCACCTTGAAAAAGGATTTGCGTGCCGCCGATTGCGATTAGCTCTTCTATTTTTTTGCCAATCTCTTCAAAGCTTAGCAAATACGCCTCATCTTCGTTTACATGTCGATAAAACGCACAAAATTTACAATCCACCCAACAAGCATTTGTATAATTTATATTTCTATCAATCACAAAGCTTGTTAAACGGTCTGGATGAAGCTCAAGCTTTTTAGCAAATGCCATCTCACCAAGCTCGCATAAAGTGGCATTTTCGATTAAATTTACAGCTTCTTCTATGCTTATTCTTTTATTCAATTTTTACCTCTTAATTTTATCTTATTGCTTGAAGTTCCTAAAACTTCGACTCTATCGCCATCTTTAGCACCATTTTTTATAAGCTCATCTAGCTCATCGCTTTGCCAAAAAGTTCCTTTATAATAGATCATTGAATCTTTTATAATGCCAACTCCAGCCTCGTCTAAAAAGTTATCTTTTATATCGCCGCTATGCTTAAAAAAAGCTTTTTTCATAGGCTTTTTTAGCGTAAAAAGCAAAAGCAAGGATAACAAAAAAGCGCTTAAAAGTTGCCATTCCCAACTAAATTTTATAGCAAAATTTACTAGTCCAACTATGATAAATCCAAACCCAAAAAATATAAAAACAAAATTTGTTAAAACAAGCTCGATTATCGTAAGCACCACGCCGATGCTAATCAGCACAAGTGGCTCTATCATCGCGTTTCCTTGCTGTTTTTCTTAGATAAAAACTCTTTTACCAAAGATAGCGATCCAACAAGCTCGGTAACTTCATATGGAACCAAAATTTTATCCTTACTTGGACTTTTTGCAAGCTCGTTAAAGGCTGAAATTCTATTTTGCGCTAATAGATACTGTGCTGCAAATTCCGAAGCACCCATCGCCATATTTATGTTATCCATCGCATCTTTTTGACCTTCTGCTAAGGCGATTTGCTCGTATTTTTTCGCATCTGCCATTCGTTCGATTGCTTCTGCTTCTAGCACTTTTTCTTGCTTTAAGCCCTCTGCGTTGCGGATAAGTGCTGCCTTTTCAGCTTCAGCTTTAAGCTCAATGGCGCGTTTTTCACGCTCGGCTTTCATCTGCATATTCATCGCCTCTTCTATGCCTTCTGGAACTGAAATTTCAGAAATTTCCACGCGCATAATCTTTACACCCCAGTTATTTGCCGCATCTCCTAAAGCCATCTGAAGCGCACCATTTAGCCTATCACGCGATGAAAGTGTATCATCAAGGAGCATACCGCCGATTTCGCCACGAAGCGTTGTCATGGCTAAATTTGATATGGCTCGTTTATAATCCTCAACATTATAAACCGCCATTTTCCCATCAAAAATCTTTAAAAACACTATCCCATCAACGGCGATATTTACGTTATCTTTTGTTATAACTTGCTGTTTTGTGATATCAACAAGCTGTTCTCGAGCTGTTAGAGTCGCTCTTACTTGATCGATAAATGGTATGATGATGTGAAATCCGCCATCTAAAACTCTGTGAAATTTACCCAGCCTTTCTATGACCATCAAATCCGACTGCGATACGACCTTAATACCAGCTTTTAAAAACATAGCCACCAAAACGCACACAACCACGACAAAAACAACAAAACTCTCCATAAAAACTCCTTGCAAAATTTAGATATTATAGCATTTTAAAATTTAATTCTATTTTACTTTTTGGCGGTTGGGTTTGATTTGAAAGTTAGACTAGAAATTATCGCTTGTTTATATTTATTTTAGCAGTATTTTAAGTGCTTTTTATAACATCTCTACCAAATTTAACAACTTCACTGATAATTCCCATAATTTTTCTTAAAAATTTATTAAATATAATGTCAAGTATGCTCATATTTTTATATATTTTGTTATTTTCTGAAATTTAAATATAGAAATAAATAAAAAGTATAAGTATCCATTCTAAAACTAAATAAAATAAAAAGAAGATAACAAAACAACTAAAAACAAAAATAGATACCAGTATATGAACATTAAAATTTTCACCAATATAAATACCAAATCCAGCAGCAAAAATAGGCAAAAAGAGCGCTAAAAGTCTCTATTATAGATGAAAAATTTTAAAACTTTGATATTAGATATTTCATATTGTAAACCACATTTTTTACATTCTATTTTATTATCGCAAATAAAAATAAATACTGTAATTTATTTATTTTTTCTCCACAAACTTCACATTTTTTATAAAATAGTGACATTTATTTCTTCTATGAAATATCTATGTTTATTAAACGTTTGTATATACTGCTAAAATATTATCTTTTCTATATTATTATTTATATTTTTAGCATTATAAATCTTATCAGTCTTATTAAAAAAATCCAAAAAATTACCTAGTAAATTCATTTTATTTTTCCTTATTATATATTTTATTTAAATTCTCACAACCATTTTTATCGCCACCATCGCAAGCTTTTTTAAAGTAGTTTAAGGCATCTTTTTTATTATTTGCTATATAACCTAAATTATTGCACGAGCTCATAATACCACCGTCGCAAGCTTTTTTATAAAACACTTTTGCATCCATATTTAGATTTTGCTTCGCTAATGCAACTCCTAAGTTATGGCAAGAGGCATAAAAACCATTGTTGCAGTTTTCTTTATATATTTTCATAGCAATATTTATTTTGTTATTTTTTTCAAAGTTTCGCGCTAGATTATGACAAGAGTGCTTAATACCACCATTGCAAGCTTTTTGATTTAGAGCAATTGAATACTCACTAACACCACTCTTTTTTTCCAAGATAAAAGCCAGATTTCCACATGCTGTTAAATTTCCCACCGAACATGCTTTATCAAAATAATACATAGCATTTTTTTCATCTTTTTTCTTGTGCTTATAAAAAAATGCTAAATCATTACAAAATATATAATTTATATCGCATGATATTTTGTAGTATTCTAAAGCCAAATCTAAATCTTTTTTATAATATTCAAATAACCAACCACTTAGCAAACAGCTATTTACATTACCTAATTTGCACGCATACCTAAAATACTCAAGCGCATATTCTTTATTTTGTTCTACACAGCTACCTTTTAAATGCAAAAACCCGATTTTATAACATGAATTTGCTGATTTTTGTTCGCATTCTTTTAAGATATTCATAAAATTATCACAAGAAAATTTTTCGTTGCCGTCCAATATTCTTTCCATGAGATAATCATAGGATATGCTTTGTAAATTTTCTAATTTCACGTCTTCTGCAAATGTTAAATTTACAAAAGCTACTACAACCAAAAATAATCTTTTCAATATTTTTCCTTTCTAGATAACTATATAATTATATATAAATTTAATAAAACACTACTTAAATATTAATAATTTATAAATATTTTTTTAATCTGTTTAAGTTTATTGTGTCGATGATTTTGTATATCATGGCAAAAAAAACCATAACAACCGCTAAGTTCTGGAACACAGCAACCAAAAGTATCCCGAACCTATCAAACATCCATCTGCCAATAGTAGAATCAACCAGATGACCTGAAAAATTTATATACACTGCAAAACCAAAAAATAAAATACTAAATACCCATAGCGCAAAACCATTGATTCCGCCATTTGCAACTGGTATAAATTTCTCCTTAAAAATACCCTTGCCCTTAAATTCACCAATACCAAAATACTCTCTAGCATCCTTATTAATACGCGGCAACCTATAAATATACCAAATTAATACAAAAGCGCAAACCGCCCACGTATAGCTAAAATAAAATGCACAAAGTTCTGGCATTTTATTTGCATTAGCGTAAATTTCGATATTTGGAAAAAAATCGCTCATAAAATTTATAAAATGTCGCATCAAAGTAGTGCACCATATAGTGGTGTTCATCTCTAAACTCCTCGTACTCTTTTTTCAACAATTCAAATTTATCCTTATTCAAATAAACTCCTATTGTGATTGAAATATAAAAGCATACGATTTTAACACTAAATAATTAAAACATCACTTAAATAAATATAAATAAAACATAAATTTAAGAAGCTAGTTCATTCTTAAATTTATATTTTATGTTCCGAGTATCATTGACATCTTCTGAATAGATAGTATCGTTTCCATCTTTAGTTATTATCTCATCATCCCCACTAAGTGAGTTTATAGTATAATCTTTGTTTTTATAAAAGACTTCTATATTATCGTTATGCTGTGATGATTTCATAGTTTGATTTATAATCTCTTCTAGTAGTAGAGTTTGGTTTGAGTCTTTTCTCTTGTTTCTTTTTATTTTTTTTACAACTACACCATATAGAATCTCTCCATTATATCCAATCCTAGCTTTTCCTTCTTAATTTTATTTAGTATAATATATAGTTAATATGGAATAAATTTCAGCCAATAACAAACTAATGCAATATGCAACACCTAAATTAAAAATAGCGACAATATTGTAAAAAATATAAACATAATAATTGGAATTAAGGCTGAATGCATAAATAGATGTGCAAAAAAATGGATATTTTATCAGATAATTTTGAGATTAAAAAATATACTATCATAAAAAAATCCAAAAATATGGTATAAAAAAAAATAGACAACTGCATAGTATATAAAAAATCATTATTTACAAAGAAAATATCTCAGTTGTTTGTAAAACAAGAAAATAACAAAAGAAAAACATGCAAAAACTCATCGTAAAACTAGAGGTTAGAATATTTAAAAAATAATTCATATAAACACCTCATATTAAAATATTCAATAAAAATTTATACTTTCGATTGCAATTAATAATTTTAAAATAAACTTAAATTTAATAAAATAGTTTATTCGCGAATTTATATACATAGCATTGTTATGATTTTTGCCCTTTAATAACAACAGCACCAGTCTTTTTTAATCCTTAGCTTACTACAACCGCCGTTTAAAGCCACATATCCACTAAAGCTAGTTTCTGTAGAGCCTTAACATAAACCAGTTCCAAAGTCTATTGTAGAACGACATCTCCATTGATATTGTTTTGTATAAATGGTGTAAAATCAATATTATTAATATCTGTTTTAGCTCTATTATCCATTTTATTTCTGTTTATCTAATTTTTTGCAAGCATATTGCAAGCATGAAGTCAAAAAACTATAATTTGTTTACAAAAGCTAAAATATCTGTTTTCTCCTTTCCCAACATATGATCAGTAATGTCAATTGCCGGCTGAAAAATACTCATATTGCCCTCAAAATGATTAAATTCATTCAACAAAGTTTTCTTTGTTGTAAGAAAAACTCTATTTTTTATATTATCACTATTTTTACTATTTTCAGGAAAAGCTTTTGAGATTATCTGTCCAAGTTGCTTAGCTCCACTCTTACTTTCAGTATCTATGTTATACTTTGACACTAATTTTTTCTCTATCAATAATCTTAAAAACAAATAAGTAAATGAATGTACTAGTGTACGATTTAATAATGGATATTTCTCTTTATCAACAATTTCCTTTCCATCAACAGTTTTATTCAACATATCATCAACATTTACTTTATAATTATTAGGAATTATATTATTCTTATTCCCGAATAACTTTATATAACATTCTGCTATATCAACTGTATTTGTTTTATATCCATGCATTAATTGAGTTAGATTTTCTTTAATATCATTATCATTAATCATTGTTGAATATCCTCTCATAAAAGGAATTAACGAAATCAAAAATAATTCTACATCTTTTATATGTTCATAAATCTTTTCTCTAAATGTTTTTAACAGTTCATCAAGGTTAATAAGCATATCACGTTCATCAGAATTTAATGCTATAAACCCATTTTCTTCATTCTCTGTGTTATTGAATAAAAATAACCTAAAGCATTTTTTCAATTGTCCATCTAAAAGTCTTAATAGATCTACATTATGAGTCAAAATAACCCTTTTCTTATTCTGTAATATCTTAACTATTGCATAAGCTATTTTATTTTTATAAATAGAATCAAAGCTAGAAATAGGATCATCTAGTATTATAATTGGTTTGTCAGAGTTTTTTGCTTTCAAAAATTCAAATGTTAATGATAGAAAATTTTGTTCTCCTGAACTTAATGGCAATTCTTCTCTGTTAATCCCAAGAAAATCTTTATTCTCTAAAACAATTTTTATATTTTTCTTATCATCTCTAATTATCTGCAGTTTCTTACTCATATTGTTACTAATAATCTGCTCAATATATAAAAAATCTTCCTCTGTGATATCTGGCTTCTGATTTATCAATTTTTGATATTCTTCATTTTTTATCTTTATATCAGAAGATTTATAGAGTTGCACCAATTCCTTAATTGCCTTGTTTGCAAATATATTCTTATGTTCTTTAATAGACTTCTTGAGTAACAAAACATCACTCAAATTTCCTGTTTCAATTGCTCCTAGCATAATATCTTTTATTCTAAACGGTTCTTTTTCACTTACATTAGCAATTATCTTTTCAACAATTTTTTTAGTTTTTGCATCTAATGTCTTTATAATCTCTTCCTTGTTTTTGGATTTTTTACTTAATAAATTTTCATAATCAATTTCATTTGAATCACAAACTATGCACTGGTCTTTGTAGCTGAAGCGTGAAAGTATCTTTATGGCTTCTGTATTTTCTTCTATCTCCTTTATATGAGAATTATTAGATAACTTATTTGTATCTATCGTTTCAATTTCAATAATAAGAGGATTCTTTTCTGATAAATCAGAAATAATATAATCTAACTTATCTTGTTCATAGTCATGAATGGTTATTTGAGTATGCTTTTCAAATTCCAAAATATAGGCATCCACACCAGTTTTAGTCCCTTTACTTCTGTTATTCATTAAATCTTTAATTATATTTTGAACACTTGCCCATTCAGAAAAGCAATCTATAGATTTATTACTGCTTGAAGATACATTGTAATTGTTTTTTAAAATAGAAATGCTTTCAGTGCAAAGTCTATTATATTCATTTTCTATATACTCCTGTAATTCAAATTCTTTTTTTATGTTGTCTCCTAATAAAAAATCTTTAGTTTCTCCTTGTATGATATTTCTGTTATTTTGATCGTTTATCACAAAAAATTGAGAACCATCCGTATATTCTTCTCCACCATAAGTATACTTTACTTTTGTTCCCTTTTCGGATGATAAAACCTTTACTAAACTTGTTTTACCAGTTCCATTAGGACCATAAATTACAGAAATTCCTTCTCTGGAAAAATCTATTTCATTATTTCTAATAAGCTTTTTATAATCTGATACAAAAATATCTTCATTTTCAATGTTTTCAAAAATAATCTTCTCCACTTTCATTCCTCCCATAACTACAAATACTATACTTTATACTCACCAGTAGACTCTTTTAATAAATCCCCATGCCAATTCAAAGTTTGCAGAGGATCTAAATCCATTTCATGATATTTGTCAAACACTTCATACAGATACTTGTATTTGACCTTATTTTTAATTATCTTCTTAAGAGAATCTGTATCCATTGAAATAATCTTCATTCCTGTGATGGTTTCTTCATCTCTAGCATATGGAATTATCTTTCTATATCTAAAATCTGAGATTACATTTTTATCCAAGTATGTGCTTACAAATAGGCTATAATCAAACTGATTATTAAATCTAATCCTATAATCGCCTAAATGTCTTGAAACAGGCTCCATTTCCATTCTTCTTTGATTATTTCCATCTGCAAGAGTTGCTTCAAGCAATAATGAATGTTTCGGATAAGAAGTACACGCTTCATATTTATATATAATATCTGCATAGCCTCCAGCTGCGTGGGTCTTTGGCAACAAATTGGCTTCTAATGATAATTTCATGAAATCCAAAATATTCCCCTGTCTTTCACTCACTTTATACCATATAATTCCCAAAACATATTCAAATATAGTTGGTATTGCAGCCTCATCTGTAACAAGTTCTTCAATTCTTTTATCATCACGTTTCTCAAAGCAATTGAGTAGCTCTATAAGCACAGAGTCATTAAATTTCTTATCAATCAAAGTATTGAACCTTCTGTATCTTTCATCATTTACGTAAGTTGCTGCTTGTTCAGGACTCTTTATGGTTATTCCTAAATCTTTACTTAATGCAGAATATACTTTGCCCATATCTAACTCGAATGCTCTTGATATAGTTTCTAATGGAACATCTACACTGAGATTATCGTCTCTACTAAATGTCTCTGTATACAGGACTTCAATAATCTCTTTAAAATAATATTTTGGAATCATATCCAGCTTAACCATGCGATCTTCGAAAATTAGAGTATCTGTAATATTAAAATATCTTCTATTTAAATCAAAATAATCAGATAAAGTTGCCATTGCTTTAAAAACATGCAAATATTTGAAAAACACTTCTTTTAGTTCTGTCTCATTTTTACAGTTTATAAATGGGCATTGTTTGTGAATTGAAGATTTCCCATTTTTTCTTACAACACCGATATTGTTTGTCTTGAATAGTAAACTTCTCCACAATATTCCTGGCTTTTGATTTATATTCTTTGCAGAGTTCAGTAACGATTCATAATCACTTTTCCCATCAAGGAATATATTCTTTATGGACTGATACAATTTATAATAAGGCTTATCATAATTCCGACTTTTACGATTCATCCCAACTAGACATATCAAATTTTCATCAACATCAGAGGCTATAAATTCTTCCCTAGCAAGTTTATAGTTATCCATTTGCATAAGACTCTTATAAATTATTTCTTCTGGCGAAATTTCACCTTCTCTATATAATTTAATACCTGAGATAATTTGCGTTTCACTCACGTCATCTCTAATCAATGGAACAAAATAAGTGAATTCATCATAGCTTAAAAATTCAAGTTCAGTCAGACACTTTATAACCGCAATAAAAGGTCTAACGATACTACCACTTACATCTATACTTGTTTTAAGTAGCTGTTTTAGATAGATAAAGCTATCTCTGTTAATATTAAACACATTATTGGTTTCAAAATCCCCACTGCTTGTTATTTTAAGCAGTTTTCTTCCTGCTTCTGTAACCAA
It encodes:
- a CDS encoding M16 family metallopeptidase, whose translation is MKKIDLNIKNNQIPLLYKFDASLPAAEFKMVFTTSGGVIETKAGLANICARMLDEGTKNLGVSEFSRLLEIRAIDIYPTSGFETFGVQINCLKEQFSYAFSMLIELFKEPNFTNQTLEKVKTQVKGEIATNQSEFDYLAKLELNKILYPNSIKQNPKIGTLESVDSINLDDVKEFIQTKLNLANLYLVLAGDVAVESVEFSKLLELFEVGEKRDLPYFKTSDKRVISEIKKDSQQAYIYFGAPYDAVKSELHKAKVATFILGSSGFGSRLMEEIRVKRGLAYSAYAVNSFALSSNRIWGYLQTKNESKEGAIEVVKSEFERFVKDGVSEDELVQAKNFLLGSVVLQKETMFKRVAIRENEFYNGFEFGEFERQLELIKELSFDELNSYIKAHDEILNLSFALICR
- a CDS encoding dehypoxanthine futalosine cyclase codes for the protein MSIEEAVNLIENATLCELGEMAFAKKLELHPDRLTSFVIDRNINYTNACWVDCKFCAFYRHVNEDEAYLLSFEEIGKKIEELIAIGGTQILFQGGVHPKLKIEWYEDLVEYIAKKYPTITIHGFSAVEIDYIAKISKISTLEVLQRLQKKGLYSMPGAGAEVLSDRVRDIVAPKKCDTATWLRIHEEAHSIGMKTTATMMFGTVETNLEIVEHLNYIRELQDRTGGFRAFILWSFQGKNTRLLESHPEIMKQSSNRYLRLLAVARLFLDNFANIQSSWVTQGSHIGQLALKFGANDLGSTMMEENVVKAAGASFRMSSDEMIELIKDIGEIPAKRNTNYDILEVYA
- a CDS encoding SPFH domain-containing protein, translated to MESFVVFVVVVCVLVAMFLKAGIKVVSQSDLMVIERLGKFHRVLDGGFHIIIPFIDQVRATLTAREQLVDITKQQVITKDNVNIAVDGIVFLKIFDGKMAVYNVEDYKRAISNLAMTTLRGEIGGMLLDDTLSSRDRLNGALQMALGDAANNWGVKIMRVEISEISVPEGIEEAMNMQMKAEREKRAIELKAEAEKAALIRNAEGLKQEKVLEAEAIERMADAKKYEQIALAEGQKDAMDNINMAMGASEFAAQYLLAQNRISAFNELAKSPSKDKILVPYEVTELVGSLSLVKEFLSKKNSKETR
- a CDS encoding tetratricopeptide repeat protein; the protein is MKRLFLVVVAFVNLTFAEDVKLENLQSISYDYLMERILDGNEKFSCDNFMNILKECEQKSANSCYKIGFLHLKGSCVEQNKEYALEYFRYACKLGNVNSCLLSGWLFEYYKKDLDLALEYYKISCDINYIFCNDLAFFYKHKKKDEKNAMYYFDKACSVGNLTACGNLAFILEKKSGVSEYSIALNQKACNGGIKHSCHNLARNFEKNNKINIAMKIYKENCNNGFYASCHNLGVALAKQNLNMDAKVFYKKACDGGIMSSCNNLGYIANNKKDALNYFKKACDGGDKNGCENLNKIYNKEK
- a CDS encoding AAA family ATPase, which gives rise to MEKIIFENIENEDIFVSDYKKLIRNNEIDFSREGISVIYGPNGTGKTSLVKVLSSEKGTKVKYTYGGEEYTDGSQFFVINDQNNRNIIQGETKDFLLGDNIKKEFELQEYIENEYNRLCTESISILKNNYNVSSSSNKSIDCFSEWASVQNIIKDLMNNRSKGTKTGVDAYILEFEKHTQITIHDYEQDKLDYIISDLSEKNPLIIEIETIDTNKLSNNSHIKEIEENTEAIKILSRFSYKDQCIVCDSNEIDYENLLSKKSKNKEEIIKTLDAKTKKIVEKIIANVSEKEPFRIKDIMLGAIETGNLSDVLLLKKSIKEHKNIFANKAIKELVQLYKSSDIKIKNEEYQKLINQKPDITEEDFLYIEQIISNNMSKKLQIIRDDKKNIKIVLENKDFLGINREELPLSSGEQNFLSLTFEFLKAKNSDKPIIILDDPISSFDSIYKNKIAYAIVKILQNKKRVILTHNVDLLRLLDGQLKKCFRLFLFNNTENEENGFIALNSDERDMLINLDELLKTFREKIYEHIKDVELFLISLIPFMRGYSTMINDNDIKENLTQLMHGYKTNTVDIAECYIKLFGNKNNIIPNNYKVNVDDMLNKTVDGKEIVDKEKYPLLNRTLVHSFTYLFLRLLIEKKLVSKYNIDTESKSGAKQLGQIISKAFPENSKNSDNIKNRVFLTTKKTLLNEFNHFEGNMSIFQPAIDITDHMLGKEKTDILAFVNKL
- a CDS encoding AlwI family type II restriction endonuclease, which translates into the protein MANKSIPYQSFCWVIGTTSFRTAKLNLKIEAQLLLLDEFYNEVIKKSNWNWNNELQEKYYDFMKNKAFLTGDAKRKDKDAREKTSGLVDIGLITEDRLVTEAGRKLLKITSSGDFETNNVFNINRDSFIYLKQLLKTSIDVSGSIVRPFIAVIKCLTELEFLSYDEFTYFVPLIRDDVSETQIISGIKLYREGEISPEEIIYKSLMQMDNYKLAREEFIASDVDENLICLVGMNRKSRNYDKPYYKLYQSIKNIFLDGKSDYESLLNSAKNINQKPGILWRSLLFKTNNIGVVRKNGKSSIHKQCPFINCKNETELKEVFFKYLHVFKAMATLSDYFDLNRRYFNITDTLIFEDRMVKLDMIPKYYFKEIIEVLYTETFSRDDNLSVDVPLETISRAFELDMGKVYSALSKDLGITIKSPEQAATYVNDERYRRFNTLIDKKFNDSVLIELLNCFEKRDDKRIEELVTDEAAIPTIFEYVLGIIWYKVSERQGNILDFMKLSLEANLLPKTHAAGGYADIIYKYEACTSYPKHSLLLEATLADGNNQRRMEMEPVSRHLGDYRIRFNNQFDYSLFVSTYLDKNVISDFRYRKIIPYARDEETITGMKIISMDTDSLKKIIKNKVKYKYLYEVFDKYHEMDLDPLQTLNWHGDLLKESTGEYKV